From a region of the Dictyostelium discoideum AX4 chromosome 2 chromosome, whole genome shotgun sequence genome:
- a CDS encoding hypothetical protein (CG5986 PROTEIN. 5/100), protein MDVLIRLPNINSKNQDISENERIINFKIKDKESFCEEYLKYKIFEKTFIPIAFQYLKLVSSNLDSIEQQQQQQQQQQQQQQQHLKVYDLLLRVNGGKGGFGSLLKSSGTKVGQKKTTNFDACRDLSGRRLRHVNNEARIKQWLEDEEARKIAMQELKKKFNDSNDKHVEEFNDTQFQKETEDIHKKVSNSVEQGLKLQKENKNLENNKTTTTTTTTTTTTTATTPKTVDRFKKPSNNNTKPISMFVPDFDDDDEEEEEEESEEEKKDSIKTKVSKTK, encoded by the coding sequence ATGGATGTATTAATTAGATTAccaaatataaattcaaaaaatcaaGATATTAGCGAAAATGAaagaattataaattttaaaataaaggaTAAAGAATCCTTTTGTgaagaatatttaaaatataagaTTTTTGAAAAGACATTTATTCCAATAgcatttcaatatttaaaattagtgTCATCAAATTTAGATAGTAtagaacaacaacagcaacaacaacagcaacaacaacaacaacaacaacaacatttaaaagtttatgatttattattacgtGTAAATGGTGGTAAAGGTGGTTTTGGTTCATTATTGAAATCTTCAGGTACAAAAGTTGGTCAAAAGAAAACAACCAATTTCGATGCATGTAGAGATTTAAGTGGTAGAAGATTAAGACATGTAAATAATGAAGCTAGAATTAAACAATGGttagaagatgaagaagctAGAAAGATTGCAATgcaagaattaaaaaagaaatttaatgattcaaatgataaacatgttgaagaatttaatgatACACAATTTCAAAAAGAAACTGAAGATATACATAAAAAAGTTTCAAATTCTGTTGAACAAggtttaaaattacaaaaagaaaataaaaatttagaaaacaataaaactactaccaccaccacaactaccactactactacaactgCCACTACACCAAAAACAGTtgatagatttaaaaaaccatcaaataataatacgaAACCAATTTCAATGTTTGTTCCAGATttcgatgatgatgatgaagaagaagaagaagaggaaagTGAGGAAGAGaaaaaagattcaattaaaacaaaagttTCAAAGActaaataa
- a CDS encoding hypothetical protein (Similar to Dictyostelium discoideum (Slime mold). protein-tyrosine phosphatase 3 (EC 3.1.3.48) (Protein-tyrosine-phosphate phosphohydrolase 3)) produces MKLNNNINNNNNNNNNISSITINNYSSPSVVGHSLSSAAMVPDMMEYNSDAFSCPNAPTNYTSYLIGLYHHTLDEEYSSMLLNYDENVGHLNNYGSMFELMKGSDNNSIPSSPSSALVSLCSSSQTVPSL; encoded by the coding sequence atgaaattaaataataacatcaacaataataataataataacaacaacattaGCTCAATTACTATTAACAATTACAGTTCTCCTTCTGTTGTAGGCCATTCTCTCTCAAGTGCTGCCATGGTTCCTGATATGATGGAGTACAACTCTGATGCTTTCTCTTGCCCAAATGCTCCAACCAATTATACCTCttatttaattggtttataCCACCATACCTTGGATGAAGAGTACTCTTCCATGTTGCTAAATTATGACGAAAATGTTGGCCATCTCAATAACTATGGCTCAATGTTTGAATTAATGAAAGGTAGTGACAACAATAGTATTCCTTCATCCCCTTCCTCTGCCTTGGTTTCCCTTTGTTCAAGTTCCCAAACTGTACCATCTTTATaa
- the thoc1 gene encoding hypothetical protein yields MQSNLINLFNGIIKREINVFNDVVVVDDVVEKKDTEMTDDSTPSLDNEDQSTPPQPSQPSQIQPNKLLFNKDSLLKEIQKIYPNIKDPIQIEIKTSIDLNIRIFFNNLIKQIDITYENIDLAIKLAYSFVELGILDSILPLQLSEDLFETKTISKCLDLFGLLESRAEIFSQDPEIIKGRKRNLLLKICIELLKRETNPDSCGRILLFLAYVFPLSDPSGLNTKGEHNIHPEEALDFQNDIMNNVNGNNNNNVNNSEDTTTTSTAATATVITTTNGNNDTTVDRNFYRQFWGLQTVFQNPQQVLLNTTVTTGGTITNITLNKIKWESFIQSLELVIGSFSTHINLDELSQSSSNNPSKKHYFTKYLTSSNLMKLQLKDSIFRKNILTQILITFQALDLTNQKYPTIFNDLQKNIIQELTNKCFKILSNTNPNGEYFSNCLSSILKREKNWIIWKRDNQCKPFERPPCSPIVKKKKLFRKTALTKISLGNQELSRLWNLSGAPNDRSYLKTQNSVSLDSFIEPLKKETIEQEEKTKQEALKLERRKKNEQKRSDAEKARRKEYDEKKAEFLLANPTKKDKDYQEYEELPAEVDSDDLSDLDEPKELLRDNPVYIWKTLRLISRKRLELFKNPKFDDIIQSFIKPTITQSQAVSTATPPPTTTTTTSTTAPPTITTATATTSPPPPVTPVVSTTTTPTQIASTSSPTIENLSQNEKIEQIASNTPMEE; encoded by the exons atgCAATCAAAtcttataaatttatttaatggtataattaaaagagaaataaatgtttttaatgatgttgtagttgttgatgatgttgttgaaaaaaaagatacaGAAATGACTGATGATAGTACTCCGTCATTAGATAATGAAGATCAATCtacaccaccacaaccatcaCAACCATCACAAATACAACcaaataaactattattcAATAAAGATAGTTTACttaaagaaattcaaaaaatatatcCAAACATAAAAGACCCAATTCAAATAGAGATTAAaacttcaattgatttaaatattagaattttctttaataatttaata aaACAAATAGATATAACTTATGAAAATATAGATCTTGCAATAAAATTGGCATATTCATTTGTTGAATTGGGTATATTAGATTCAATTTTACCATTACAACTTTCAGAGGATCTTTTTGAAACGAAAACTATTAGTAAATGTTTAGatttatttggtttattaGAATCTAGAGCTGAAATCTTTTCACAA GATCcagaaattattaaaggaagaaaaagaaatttattattaaagatatGTATTGAATTATTGAAAAGGGAAACCAACCCAGATTCATGTGGTcgtattttattatttttagcaTATGTTTTCCCATTATCTGATCCATCAGGTTTAAATACAAAAGGTGAGCACAATATTCATCCTGAAGAAGCTTTAGATTTTCAAAATGATATAATGAATAAtgtaaatggtaataataataacaatgtaaataatagtgaagatacaacaacaacatcaacagcagcaacagcaacagtaataacaacaacaaatggtaataatgatacaACAGTTGATAGAAATTTTTATAGACAATTTTGGGGATTACAAACTGTTTTTCAAAATCCTCAACAAGTTTTATTGAATACAACAGTAACAACTGGTGGAACTATTACAAATAtaacattaaataaaattaaatgggAATCATTCATACAGTCATTAGAGTTGGTTATAGGATCATTTTCAACTCATATCAACTTGGATGAACTTTCTCAATCATCCTCAAATAACCCATCTAAAAAACATTATTTCACAAAATATCTAACAAGTAGTAATTTAATGAAACTTCAACTTAAAGATTCTATCTTTAGAAAGAATATTTTAactcaaattttaataactttTCAAGCTTTAGATTtaacaaatcaaaaatatccaacaatttttaatgatttacaa aaaaatataattcaagaattaacaaataaatgttttaaaattttatcaaatacaaATCCAAATGGtgaatatttttcaaattgtttatcatcaatattaaaGAGAGAGAAGAATTGGATCATTTGGAAACGAGATAATCAATGTAAACCATTTGAAAGACCACCATGTAGTCCAATTgttaaaaagaagaaattatttagaaaGACAGCATTGACAAAGATATCATTAGGTAATCAAGAGTTATCTAGACTTTGGAATCTTTCAGGTGCACCCAATGATAGATCCTATTTAAAGACTCAAAATTCAGTTTCATTAGATTCATTCATTGAACCTTTGAAAAAGGAAACCATTgaacaagaagaaaaaacaaaacaagaAGCATTGAAATTGgaaagaagaaaaaagaatgaaCAAAAGAGATCTGATGCTGAAAAAGCAAGAAGAAAAGAATATGATGAAAAGAAAGCTGAATTCTTATTGGCAAATCCaactaaaaaagataaagattaTCAAGAGTATGAAGAATTACCTGCTGAAGTAGATTCTGATGATTTAAGTGATTTAGATGAACCAAAAGAACTCTTACGTGATAATCCAGTTTACATTTGGAAAACTTTAAGATTAATCTCTAGAAAGAGattagaattatttaaaaatccaaAGTTTGATGATATAATTCAAAGTTTTATTAAACCTACAATAACTCAATCACAAGCAGTATCAACAGctacaccaccaccaacaacaactacaactaccaGTACAACAGCACCACCAACCataacaacagcaacagcaaccacctcaccaccaccacctgtAACTCCTGTTGTTTCTACCACAACCACACCAACTCAAATAGCCTCAACCTCTTCTCCTACAATCGAAAATTTATCTCAAAATGAAAAGATTGAACAAATCGCCTCAAATACTCCTATGGAGGAATAA
- a CDS encoding centrosomal protein 91 kDa, translating to MSYQYDQQHINNESMTHTPNRSRPIFGHTNIPITPIRSTQSPTTPLRPNSGNNNNNNNNGTNNNNNNNETSGNNLNFNHHLKPNGVKFGVTNPKIITTDSNGYSTNINSRTPSKPPSSSSSGNRPLTASQSYIMNETVEYQDAFAKESNDIANNIKTPNRPQHQYQQPQHFTTQPVYQPSYQSNSYDHQNKQQQQQQQQQYQHQNQHQNQNEHQNQNEHHNGVDVENIPPPSSSSSSSQQTPYNRSEEYILGMERQLAFYKSLLKEKSNYKFSNTQASGQPPPPTTTNNYTTTTTQRSYGLNQQPSSPPTTTTTTTTTNENQQQKQSTTNNLKSTTAATTSSGYFIDENDSIIKKRLDEMTDKIYLQEEEISDNLKTIEQQNKTITRLEKEKKKLIESENQLFSDLNRVEREKQMIQNDRDNAIESFEFSSSSFAEEKSRLDDQIRQLQNQVKQMNRSLEECNSTIDEWDQEYQKLQSAYTQLSNQEQKYKQEINQISVISQDMNQLKLDYDQSIQQSNELSLELKEKNQKTKELIKECDDLKLKVSQQQQQFDQLTNKSKMYIEYRDKQINDLTKTTDRQIQQLNEKIQQLNDIIITKDQSLATCNLERKKQLNDFALNYKKLQEQYEIVDVDKSLQINEKDSQLNQALIDLKYLHDLVDKLSPGFFKNFPNNRNQLQQQPQPPSTQQTRIPPISTQQTSHGGVRDPFSPSRQVPQPQPQPQPQPQPQPQPQPQSNINNPQRRNLNGNSGNSSSSNGAFSTSQLRTNGGPTSSNGPNTPNRNIGFDGRINQNPSTVRR from the exons atgTCATATCAATATGACCAACaacatattaataatgaatctaTGACCCATACACCAAACAGATCAAGACCAATCTTTGGTCATACTAATATACCAATTACTCCAATAAGAAGTACTCAATCGCCAACTACCCCTTTAAGACCaaatagtggtaataataataataataacaacaatggaactaataataataataataataatgaaacttctggtaataatttaaattttaatcatCATCTTAAACCAAATGGCGTTAAATTTGGAGTTACAAAtccaaaaataattacaacAGATTCAAATGGCTATTCtacaaatataaattcaaGAACTCCTTCAaaaccaccatcatcatcatcatcaggtAATAGGCCATTAACAGCAAGTCAAAGTTATATTATGAATGAAACAGTTGAATATCAAGATGCTTTTGCCAAAGAATCCAATGATATtgcaaataatattaaaactcCAAATAGGCCACAgcatcaatatcaacaaccacaacattTTACAACACAACCAGTATACCAACCAAGTTATCAATCAAATTCATATGATCACCA aaataaacaacaacaacaacaacaacaacaacaatatcaacaccaaaatcaacatcaaaatcaaaatgaacatcaaaatcaaaatgaacATCATaatggtgttgatgttgaaaATATACCACctccatcatcatcttcctCATCATCACAACAAACACCATATAATAGAAGTGAAGAATATATATTAGGTATGGAAAGACAATTAGCAttttataaatcattattaaaggAAAAATCAAACtataaattttcaaacaCTCAAGCTAGTGGACAACCACcgccaccaacaacaaccaataatTATACAACCACCACTACACAAAGAAGTTATGGtttaaatcaacaaccatcttcaccaccaacaacaacaacaacaacaacaacaacaaatgaaaatcaacaacaaaaacaatcaacaactaataatttaaaatcaacaacagcagcaacaacatcatcaggatattttattgatgaaaatgattcaataattaaaaagagaTTAGATGAAATGACTGATAAGATTTATTTACAAGAGGAAGAGATTAGTGATAATTTGAAAACCAttgaacaacaaaataaaaccatCACTAGAttagagaaagagaaaaagaaattgatagAATCAGAGAATCAACTTTTTAGTGATCTCAATAGAGTTGAGAGAGAGAAACAAATGATACAGAATGATCGTGACAATGCAATTGAAAGCTTTGAGTTTAGTTCATCCTCATTTGCAGAGGAGAAATCCAGATTGGATGATCAAATTAGacaattacaaaatcaaGTCAAACAAATGAATCGTTCATTGGAGGAATGCAATTCAACCATTGATGAATGGGATCAAGAGTATCAAAAACTTCAATCGGCCTACACCCAATTGTCAAACCAAGAACAAAAATACAAACAAGAGATTAATCAAATCTCTGTGATCTCTCAGGatatgaatcaattgaaattggatTACGATCAGTCAATTCAACAATCCAATGAACTTTCATTGGAACTAAAGgaaaagaatcaaaaaaCCAAAGAGTTGATAAAGGAATGTGAcgatttgaaattaaaggtctctcaacaacaacaacaattcgATCAATTGAccaataaatctaaaatgtACATTGAATATAGGGATAAACAAATCAATGATCTCACAAAAACCACCGATagacaaattcaacaactcAATGAAAAGATTCAACAACTCAACGATATCATCATTACAAAGGATCAATCATTGGCAACTTGTAATTTAGAACGTAAAAAACAACTCAACGATTTCGCTTTAAACTATAAAAAACTTCAAGAACAATATGAAATTGTAGATGTTGATAAATCACTTCAAATCAATGAAAAGGATTCTCAATTAAATCAagcattaattgatttaaaatatcttcatGATTTAGTTGACAAATTAAGTCCAggtttctttaaaaattttccaaataatagaaatcaattacaacaacaaccacaaccaccatcAACTCAACAAACCAGAATTCCACCAATTTCAACACAACAAACAAGTCATGGTGGTGTAAGAGATCCATTTTCACCATCTAGACAAGTACctcaaccacaaccacaaccacaaccacaaccacaaccacaaccacaaccacaaccacaatcaaatattaataatcctCAAAGAAGGAATTTAAATGGAAATAGTGGTAacagtagtagtagtaatggtGCATTTTCAACATCTCAACTTAGAACAAATGGTGGTCCAACCTCATCAAATGGTCCAAATACTCCAAACAGAAATATTGGTTTTGATGGTAGAATTAATCAAAACCCTTCAACGGTAagaagataa
- the omt6 gene encoding O-methyltransferase family 3 protein codes for MEQKTAPTQYEVKVQYNNSILNYAIDHSDQLTDIQKELIQFTKENIERHIMLTQAEQCSFFKLLIQVLNAKKTIDIGVFTGLSSLTAALAMGDEGRVVACDVSTEYTQHALKFWAKAGVDHKINLKIQPASKTLQELIDQGEENTYDFVFIDADKTGYDTYYELSLKLIRKGGIIAIDNVLQHGRVADPNANVEPNLVAIRALNDKILADKRVTKSLLPIADGITLITKIN; via the exons atggaaCAAAAAACCGCCCCAACTCAATATGAAGTAAAAGTacaatataataattcaattttaaattatgcCATTGATCACAGTGACCAACTTACTGATAtccaaaaagaattaattcaat ttaccaaagaaaatattgaaagaCATATTATGTTGACTCAAGCTGAACAATGTTCATTCTTTAAACTTTTAATCCAAGTTTTAAATGCAAAGAAAACTATTGATATTGGTGTTTTTACAGGTCTTTCATCATTAACTGCAGCATTGGCAATGGGTGACGAAGGTAGAGTTGTTGCATGTGATGTTTCAACCGAATATACTCAACATGCACTTAAATTCTGGGCTAAAGCAGGTGTTGAtcataaaatcaatttaaagattcaaCCAGCTTCAAAAACATTACAAGAATTAATTGACCAAGGTGAAGAGAATACTTATGATTTTGTTTTCATTGATGCTGATAAAACTGGATATGACACTTATTATGAATTATCACTTAAATTAATTAGAAAAGGTGGAATCATTGCCATTGATAATGTTTTACAACATGGTCGTGTTGCAGATCCTAATGCCAATGTAGAACCAAATTTAGTTGCAATTCGTGCACTCAATGATAAAATCTTAGCTGATAAACGTGTTACTAAATCATTACTCCCAATTGCTGATGGTATCACTTTAAttactaaaattaattaa
- the omt5 gene encoding O-methyltransferase family 3 protein, which translates to MEKTTPTQYDVKVQYNNSILNYAIDHSDQLTDIQKELIQFTKENIERHIMLTQAEQCSFFKLLIQVLNAKKTIDIGVFTGLSSLTAALAMGDEGRVVACDVSTDYTQHALKFWAKAGVDHKINLKIQPASKTLQELIDQGEENTYDFVFIDADKTGYDTYYELSLKLIRKGGIIAIDNVLQHGRVADPNANVEPNLVAIRALNDKILADKRVTKTMLPIADGITLVTKIN; encoded by the exons atggaaaaaacCACCCCAACTCAATATGATGTAAAGGTtcaatataataattcaatattaaacTATGCCATTGATCACAGTGACCAACTTACTGATAtccaaaaagaattaattcaat TTACcaaagaaaatattgaaagaCATATTATGTTGACTCAAGCTGAACAATGTTCATTCTTTAAACTTTTAATCCAAGTTTTAAATGCAAAGAAAACTATTGATATTGGTGTTTTTACAGGTCTTTCATCATTAACTGCAGCATTGGCAATGGGTGACGAAGGTAGAGTTGTTGCATGTGATGTTTCAACTGATTACACCCAACATGCACTTAAATTCTGGGCTAAAGCAGGTGTTGAtcataaaatcaatttaaagattcaaCCAGCTTCAAAAACATTACAAGAATTAATTGACCAAGGTGAAGAGAATACTTATGATTTTGTTTTCATTGATGCTGATAAAACTGGATATGACACTTATTATGAATTATCACTTAAATTAATTAGAAAAGGTGGAATCATTGCCATTGATAATGTTTTACAACATGGTCGTGTTGCAGATCCAAATGCCAATGTAGAACCAAATTTAGTTGCAATTCGTGCACTCAATGATAAAATCTTAGCTGATAAACGTGTTACTAAAACAATGTTACCAATTGCTGATGGTATCACTTTAGttactaaaattaattaa